The window TACCTTATCTCTTATTCCTGATTAAATCTTCAGCTTACCTATACGAGTCTTTtcgtttccataattatttccctGGATTATGATTTCATTTGACAAGCTTATTGTTTTGCGAATTTATGTTTACCATTTCCTCACGTTTACAATTACTTGAAAGTAACTCTCGTTTGTGCTATAAAaggatttgatttgtttgttatgaattttgcgcaaagctactcgagggctatctgacgctagccgtcccttattcagcacccaccgtcaactctcggactactctttttaccaaagaatagtgggattggccgtcacattataacgcccccacggctgaaagggcgagcatgattggtgtgacggggattcgaacccgcgaccttcggattacgagtcgagtgccttcactacctggccatgttgggccaaaGAGGATTTGAAAGAAAAGACATAGTTCAAGGCTTTCTCATGTTAACGTGTTGAGGGTGAATTTCTCATGTTAACGTGTTGAGGGTGAATTTCTCATGTTAACGTGTTGAGGGTGAATTTCTCATGTTAACGTGTTGAGGGTGAATTTCTCATGTTAACGTGTTGAGGGTGAATTTCTCATGTTAACGTGTTGAGGGTGAATTTCTCATGACTTGGACTAACAAGTCGGGAGGTGCCATTGCTGTGAAAAAATTGGAGTCTCTGGGAACTTGGAGGTCAATGGAGCTTTTTCTTATCTTCTTTTCCATATTCTGGGtacagttaataatatttacgTAATAAGTTCAACACTGCTTTAATAAGGTTTTTTTGGACACCTCGTGCCACGTTTAACGTCCGTTATTAGAACATTGTATTTAGTATCTTACGTTTAAACgattattttcattgtaacaaTCTGACGAAATGAGTCTGCTTGAAACGTCGCACATAATAAACTAGAAGAGGTTTACATTCAGACGTGTCaatttattgtgtattataagttattttagttttacaatataCATCAAGTGTTTATGATGAAAAAAGAAACTTGAACCGCAAACATAGCCACTAGAAACCAGTGGGatttcaaaaacaataacaacttaaaacataaatatttctagaatattctaTAATAGCATTTTCTTCATGATAAAAAGtgctgaaaaataaattattgtttgtttgtttttatttcgagCAAATTTATGAACATAGATTTTGAAGGTATCGAAGGTGAAATCCACTGGCTACAACAGGAATGTTTATTCCTTCATCCCATAACTCCAACGTTTGCAGCTCAGCTCTATCAAGGTTAGAGGGTTTTTTTATACGTGCAGATAGAAACTTGTGCTTCCTCGTAATCAAGAAGCCCACTCCTCGTTTGAAGTTCCGATTTTtcgaaataataaacattttttggtaAACTTAACGTGTCATCTAATTTTCGGTGCGAATGAAGTTTTACTCACACCTCTCACCCCCGTGTTGCTTCGTGTACTCGATTTTTCAAGCATAACATTCTCAAAGTGAACATCGGTGTTACGTGTGGCCAGTGAGTACTGTGAGTCGTCGCAAACGGAACACCAAAATCTTGAGATCTACGTGAACTCGTATTTTCTTTCGATGCAAAACGAACGGGTTCTTGCTCAACTAACTGCTCGAATGTGATATTTGTGTTATTCTGAACTGTTTGCATATCCAAACCTGTTACATTCTCGCTTATGTTGAGCTTTCTTTCTCTGATATCCGTAAAATTCAAGCCAGCTCTAAAACTTAGAGAATCGACGCCGCTTTTGCCGCTTTTAGGGTACGGTGTTACAAAGGTAATTTGGAAAGGAAGTAGTCGAGCTGAAAAAATTAAGATGAAAGTGTTAGCGACTCAAGTATGAGTCGTTGTAATATGAATAGTAATaagtacaagaaaaacaagaTGGTGCTTCATCAGTTCCTTAAAAAAAATTAGGCTTAAGCAATTTTATACTGTGATTATGAAAGTTCTGGTTTTGAATGGACGTCTTagcaatatattatatttttatgatttgtGATGAGAATTATATGCGGGACTACTGAAATCTCATTACATCTCATGCCATTTCAAAACCGCAGTAATAAATATTATCCTGGTTATAACTAGGACGAGCTCTGTTgtcgttttttttcaaatagataaatattacataagcaaaaacaaatattattcaaagTTGAATTAAAAAAAGGAGACAAATGTAAAACAATCATATGTTTAAACTAGGGCTCGGCCTGGACAGGTGGTTATGGTACTTGacccgtaatctgaaggtcgcgggttcgaatccccatcacgccaaatatgctcgcctttgcagctgtgggggcgttttcatataacggtaaatcccgctactcattggtaaaagagtgtcctatgagttagcggtgggtggtgatgactagctgccttccctctagtcttacatttctaaattagggacggctagcacagataactctcgcctagctttgcgcgaaaattcaaataaaaacaaaagcaatgtGTAAACTAGACTAAAAATAGCTAAGCCTAACCAaggataaattaaaatatctagtCTTCCAAAATACATATCTAGAAAGAATGTATAATATCCAAAACTGAAACAGTGTCAAGCCACACTGGAATGTATGATATTCCGTCTTTAGAAATGCAATTCCAGAATGAATCCATAATATCCAGCATACTAAGATGTTAAGACACACTAAACTCCTAATCTCCAACGTACTAAAACAGTGGTTATCCAATCTTTTGTCTTCGCAAACCGcccgattttttttttaaatctaggcGGGACCATAATGAGATTTATACACTATGCTTCCCTTTTCTTACCTCAACATTTCCATGGATCAACTGAAGAGAACCCATGGACAATACTATAGATTAAGAACAGCTATACCAAGATGTCAAGTCATTATCAGTATATAATCTAGGGTATTTGAGCATGTAAATCAACACATCAAGTGCATTTGTTACTACTGTCAGCAGGTCAATCATATCCAATACATTTCTTTTAGCCTGCTCCTAATGAAAATCAGcgatgatatattttaatattgatactAAATTAAATAACTACAGTTACCTGTATGTGTATGTACAAATATGATCTTATTATCGTTatgtgtttaattatttacttagAATATTGACTTGTTAAAGttataaagaaattattgttgTGTTAACTCTGTTGGTCTTACAGTTGTATGAAAATCTACTTACATGTTACTATTCCATTGGCAAGTCCTTTCCCACAAAAACCGTCCCCCACATTTCCTCTCGTTAACGAGCCTAACGATCCAGTGGGGATAACTACACTGTGTGTCCGTGTGTGGTCAGTATCAAATTCGTTATCGTCCGCTTCCTTATACTGCCGGATGAAATCATTATTAATAACTTTCCGATAACAATAACTAACAAAAATGAACACATTTCTTAACACTTGTAAATGATTATATCTGTATGAtaattgcgcgaaattcaaaacaaaccaaccaaacttgtaaaaaatattttaaaatagtcttAATAACCCTAAAGTTTGCATAAATtgttctaaaattatttatttaatgtgtcATAGGAGGTAAACAATGGGATATACATGCTGAAAACTAAACGTACTCACACaggtacacatatatataatatatatagtaaaattatCTCCAATGccattatatataagaaaaacGTTTTACCAAATGCTAGAAACGTCAACATAAAATAGCAAATGACAATTTTTCGTTCAATGTCTCTGTGCCACTACcagtcaggggcgtagatttttcaCACCAGATGAGCGCGGGGGGGATGATtttttttgcaaccacttatgtggactgttc of the Tachypleus tridentatus isolate NWPU-2018 chromosome 13, ASM421037v1, whole genome shotgun sequence genome contains:
- the LOC143236421 gene encoding uncharacterized protein LOC143236421, with the protein product MLCYCYRKVINNDFIRQYKEADDNEFDTDHTRTHSVVIPTGSLGSLTRGNVGDGFCGKGLANGIVTSRLLPFQITFVTPYPKSGKSGVDSLSFRAGLNFTDIRERKLNISENVTGLDMQTVQNNTNITFEQLVEQEPVRFASKENTSSRRSQDFGVPFATTHSTHWPHVTPMFTLRMLCLKNRVHEATRG